Sequence from the Borrelia maritima genome:
TGAAAATCTTAAAAAAGCTAATCAAATCTCTATTACGCTAAATATACTGAAAAAACACCTTTACAAATTAGAAAAAGAAATAAACATTATAACCAAATTCTATACTA
This genomic interval carries:
- a CDS encoding plasmid maintenance protein — encoded protein: MLKFFNENLKKANQISITLNILKKHLYKLEKEINIITKFYTKNNHELLVYYKMNYPMKKIYFEIGRHFII